From the Pectobacterium carotovorum genome, one window contains:
- the zntB gene encoding zinc transporter ZntB: MESFAGKELQHSGAVHAYQLDGKGGITPIGEQDVVNSEKPCWLHLDSTLPASARWLNKTTLVPDSVRNALAGESVRPRVTRLGEGTLITLRSINMNANARPDQLVAVRVFITDKLIISTRRRKILAIDEILTDLKEGNGPTDSGSWLVSIAESLTDHTSEFIDDLHEKIIDLEDDLLEQKIPPRGELALIRKQLIVLRRYMTPQRDVFSRISGEKLPWMQDDDRRRMQEIADRLGRGLEDLDASIARTTVLSDEITALMTEAMNRRTYTMSLLAMVFLPTTFLTGLFGVNLGGIPGGDAPFGFFTFCLMLVILVGGVAWWLKRSKWL; encoded by the coding sequence GTGGAATCTTTTGCAGGAAAAGAGTTGCAACACAGCGGTGCGGTTCATGCGTATCAGTTGGATGGAAAAGGGGGCATAACCCCGATTGGCGAGCAGGACGTGGTTAACAGCGAAAAACCCTGCTGGCTGCACCTGGATTCTACATTGCCCGCCAGCGCGCGCTGGTTGAATAAAACGACACTGGTGCCGGATAGCGTGCGCAATGCGCTGGCGGGGGAAAGCGTCCGCCCCAGAGTGACACGTTTGGGGGAAGGCACGTTAATTACGCTGCGCAGCATTAACATGAATGCCAATGCGCGGCCGGATCAACTGGTAGCTGTTCGGGTATTCATTACCGACAAGCTGATTATTTCTACCCGACGCCGTAAAATTCTGGCTATCGACGAGATTCTTACCGATCTGAAGGAAGGCAATGGTCCAACGGACAGCGGAAGCTGGCTGGTCTCCATTGCGGAATCCTTGACCGATCATACCAGCGAGTTTATTGATGATTTGCATGAGAAAATCATCGATCTGGAAGACGATTTGCTGGAACAGAAGATTCCACCGCGCGGTGAGCTGGCGCTGATCCGCAAACAGCTCATCGTCCTACGACGCTATATGACGCCACAGCGCGATGTGTTCTCGCGTATTTCCGGTGAGAAACTGCCCTGGATGCAGGACGACGATCGCCGCAGAATGCAGGAAATTGCCGATCGGTTAGGGCGGGGGCTGGAAGATCTGGATGCCAGCATTGCACGTACCACGGTGCTTTCGGATGAAATCACCGCGCTGATGACAGAAGCGATGAACCGCCGCACCTATACGATGTCGCTTTTGGCGATGGTTTTTTTACCGACGACGTTCTTAACCGGGCTATTTGGTGTCAATTTAGGGGGAATTCCCGGCGGCGATGCGCCGTTTGGTTTTTTCACTTTCTGCCTGATGTTGGTGATATTGGTTGGCGGCGTTGCATGGTGGTTAAAACGCAGTAAATGGCTATAA
- the ttcA gene encoding tRNA 2-thiocytidine(32) synthetase TtcA: protein MSEKQEINPKTQYNLNKLQKRLRRNVGEAIADFNMIEEGDRIMVCLSGGKDSFTMLEILRNLQQSAPVNFSLVAVNLDQKQPGFPEHVLPQYLDSIGVEYKIVEENTYGIVKDKIPEGKTTCSLCSRLRRGILYRTATELGATKIALGHHRDDILQTLFLNMFYGGKLKGMPPKLMSDDGKHVVIRPLAYCREKDIERFAEARQYPIIPCNLCGSQPNLQRQVIKDMLRDWDKRYPGRIETMFSAMQNVVPSHLADHALFDFKGIRHGSDVVDGGDLAFDREELPLQPVGWQPEDDDETSSLTRLDVLEIK from the coding sequence ATGTCAGAAAAACAAGAGATTAACCCTAAAACTCAGTACAACCTCAACAAATTGCAAAAGCGCCTGCGGCGTAACGTCGGCGAAGCTATCGCTGATTTCAATATGATTGAAGAAGGCGACCGCATCATGGTGTGCCTGTCCGGCGGGAAAGATAGCTTCACCATGCTGGAAATTCTGCGCAATCTGCAACAGAGCGCGCCCGTTAACTTTTCTCTGGTCGCGGTGAATTTGGATCAGAAGCAACCTGGGTTTCCAGAGCACGTTCTGCCGCAGTATCTTGATAGCATCGGCGTGGAGTACAAGATCGTCGAAGAAAACACCTACGGGATTGTAAAAGACAAGATTCCAGAAGGGAAAACCACCTGCTCACTGTGCTCACGCCTGCGCCGTGGGATTTTGTACCGTACCGCAACGGAACTCGGCGCAACGAAAATCGCCCTTGGTCACCACCGCGACGATATTCTGCAAACGCTGTTCCTGAATATGTTCTACGGTGGAAAGCTGAAAGGCATGCCACCGAAGCTGATGAGCGATGACGGTAAACATGTCGTTATCCGCCCACTTGCTTACTGCCGTGAAAAAGATATCGAGCGCTTTGCTGAAGCTCGCCAATACCCGATTATTCCGTGCAATCTGTGCGGTTCGCAGCCAAACCTGCAACGTCAGGTGATTAAAGATATGCTGCGCGACTGGGACAAACGCTATCCTGGCCGTATTGAGACCATGTTCAGCGCCATGCAGAACGTTGTGCCTTCTCATCTTGCCGATCATGCCCTGTTTGATTTCAAAGGCATTCGTCACGGTAGCGACGTGGTGGATGGTGGCGATCTGGCTTTTGACCGTGAAGAACTGCCGTTGCAGCCCGTTGGCTGGCAGCCGGAAGACGATGACGAGACATCGTCACTCACCCGCCTGGATGTGCTGGAAATAAAGTAA